The Streptomyces uncialis genomic interval CTCGTCGTGCGACAGTTCCACCAGGGCACGGGACGCCGTGGCTCCCGGGATGTTCGCGAGCGCCTGCGCCAGCCGCCGACGCGTGGACGGTCCGGCGCCCTCGTGCGCGAGGCGGTCGACGAGCCCGGCGGCGATCCGGTCCGCCGACCCGGGACGGCTCGCCAGCGCGCCCAGCGCGTCGGCCGCCTCGACGTCGTTGGTCCCCTCGGCGACCATGGCGATGAGCGTCGGGACCGCGTCGGTCGCCCCCCGGGCCCCGAGTGCCAGAGCCGCGTATCCGCGGACCGCCATGTCGGGATGGGCGAGGGCGTCCCGCAGCAGCGCGGTCGCCTCGTCGTCCGGGATCTCGGTGAGGGACCGGACGGCACGCAGCCGCACCTCGGCCACCGGTGAGCCGAGGCCCTCCGCCAGCAGCGCCCCGCCGCCGTCCGATCGTGCCAGAGCCCATCGGAGGGCTCCGGCGACGTTCGGGTCCGACTCGGTCAGCACCGCCTCGACCAGTGCCTCCACCGGCACCGGGACCTCGTCGGAGGAGGACAGGGCCGCCCTCTGACGGGTGCCGGGGCTCTCCGAACCCAGCGCCTGGAGAAGCGCGACGACCTGGAGGACGTCCTGCCAGCCACCGGGCTCCGCGGCCCCGATCCGGCGCAGCCGGGTCAGCAGTTCCGTCTCACGGGCGATACGGTCCCGGGTCCGGTGGACGAGATCGTCCACGAGCGCGGAGGGCGCGAAGCCGGGATCGTCGAGCGCCTGCCCGACCTCGCGCAGCGACAGCCCCAGGGACCGCAGGCTCTCGACGTGGAAGATCCGCCGGATGTCCTCGCCGGAGTACTCGCGGTACCCGGCGCCGCTACGACCCGTCGGCCGCACCAGCCCGAGCGAGTCGTAGTGCCTGAGCATGCGGGCGCTGACCCCTGACCGCCGGGCCACCTCACCGATCAGCACCGGCTCTCAGCCTTCCTGACCGGCCGCGCCCAGGGCCACGACGCGCTTCGCCTCTTCGACCGCGGACTCGAACCCGGCGTCCGGATCGCGCAACAGCCGTTCCGTGGCGACCGCGTGCGCGCGCACCCCGGGGTCGGGAGCCGTCGCCGCGGCGCGCAGGAGCGGCACGATCACCTCACCGAGCGCGGTCAGCGCCCGGCTGAGGCTCAGCCGCATGTCACGTCCGCCGCGCCCGAGCCGCGCCGTCAGCGCCGTCGCGAGCCCCGCTTCCTCGCCCTCGGGTACGAGCGCGACCGCCGCCCGCCAGGCGCTCCGGGCCACCTCGTCGTCGGCGTCGGACAGCAGCGCCGGTGTGATCGCCGGCCACGCCGACCGGTCCCCGATCTTGGACAGCGTGTGCAGCGCCTGGCTCCGTGCCTGCGCGCGCTCCGAACGGACCTCTTCGAGCAGCGCCGGGACCGTCGTGGACGCGGGATGGCGGGTGAGTGCCCACGTCAGTGCCTCGCGTACCTGGAAATCGGGTTCGACCGCGCACCGTGCGACGAGCGTGCCGACGAACCGCGGGTCAGGGCTCGTACCGACCGCCAGCGTCACCCTCAGCCGCACCGACGGGCGGCTGTCCTCCAGTCCCCGAAGAACTCGGATCGTCTCCGCGTCCTGTTGCGGCACGGTCATCGGAACCACCTCCTCGACACAGTGAAGACCTTGTCACCGTGTCAAGGTCAACGGCACGGCGACGCCATCGGGCACGCCGAGCGTGGGCACGCCGAGCGGGGGACGGGGAACGGGGAACGCGGGCCCAGGGCGTCAGCGCAGGGGCGCGTCCGTGACCTTGCCCGTGAGGTGCGGGCCCTCCAGCCACTCGTACCCCTTCAGACAGGACATCCGCATCCGCAGCGACTCCTCCGGTTCGGCCGGTGTGTCGGCGATCGTGGGTACGGACACCTCGGTGCTCGTCACGCCCGCCGGGAGGCCGAGCCAGAGGGAGGGGCTGTCCGTGGACAGGGGCCGTTCCGGGTCGGCGGTCAGGCCGAGGCCGGAGAGCCATTCCGTGTCGACGTCCGTCGTGGACAGTTCCGTACCCTCGTCCACCGGCAGGAGGTCGAACCGGCTGTCGATGACCGTGTCGGCGGGCTGGGACAGCTCCACCCTCCAGGTGAGCTTCTGTCCCTCGGTGACCGAGCCGGCGACCGGGGTCACAGTGACCGTGGGCATCGGATCGTCGTTCTCGACGAGCAGTCCCCCGGAGGCGCTGCCGACCACCGCGCCGTGTACGGCCTTGGCCGCGATCTCATGGTTGACGTCGAGGGCGTAGCGGGGGTTGCCCGCCACCGTGATCGATGTCTCCGGGGAGTCGGCGGCCTTCACCGTCACGGTGCGGATCGTGGACCCGCCGGTCCTCGGATCGAGAACGGCGAGCTTGATCACGCCGGTGCCCTTCCCGGTGACCCGGACGGGCACACGGTAGGTGAGGCTGCCGGAGTCGCCCTCCTTGACCGTCAGCCGGCCGATGTCGACACGCGGAAGGGGGACGGGGGCCACCGCCGGGGTGCCGGGACGCCAGCCCCAGGCGTCCATCAGCCAGAACTCGCCGGAGCCGCCGCGCGGGGTGAGCTCCAGCGACCGTGTCCGCTTGAGGTCGATCCCGGCGCCTACGGCCGCCTTCAGCGGCACCCGGACCTCTCGCGCCCAGTGTCCGGGTGTCAGACCGGCGCCGGGAACGCCGTTGACGGTGACCTGACCGAGCCTCACCCGCCGGCCGGAGGTGTCGGTGAGGGCGACGTCGAGCCGGGTGCCCCGGGTGTTCGGCGGCACGATCACCCGCAGGGCGAGAGACTCGGAGCCCGCCAGTGAGAAGGCGCGCTCCGGTGTCAGCCGGACCGGGGTGCCCGGCCGGGTCCAGCGGGCCGTGACCGCGCCTCGGCCCGGTTCGTCACCGAAGACCGACCAGGACGCGAAATGCGGCGACCCGCCGGACCCGGAACCCGTCAAACAGGCTTGGGCGGTGTCCGTCGTGATCTGCCGGCACACCCGCCCGTTCGTCACCGGGAGCGGGGCGTCGGGCGTGATCGCCGGGGTGCGGTTCCCGCCGACCGCGTGGGTCAGCACCTGGACGGGTCCGGCCGAGGGCGCGCTCCGGCCGGAGCCGTCGAGCAGCGGGCGGACCCGGTCGTCGCCCGCGAGGAAGAGCCGCGCCGCGGCGGCGATGTACGTGGTGCCCGCGGCCTGCTGCCGTTCGGCGCTCAGCCGGGTCGGGGCCCCCGTCGAGCAGACCGGATCGGTGTCGTCCCAGACATCGTCGAAGGCCGGGACCTCGGACCGGCCGGGCGCCCACTCCGTGTTGAAGTAGTTGTGGTTGGCGCCGACCATGTACACCGCGCTGTGCAGTGCCGTACCCCGGCCGATACCCCGGGTGCCGTCGACGTAGAGCTGTCCCTGGAGATCGCTCACATCACCGTCGCAGCCCGGCAGGACGGTCATGGAGGGCACGTCCGGCGTGGGGTTCTGGCCGAAGTTGGTGGGGCCGATCAGTACGGTGCCGCGGATGCGCCAGTTCACCGGCCCCTGGTAGCCGTCCTCGGCGGGCGGCGGCGGGGAGACGCTGTCGAGGGCCGCCCGGTTGACGCCCTCGCCGCCCCGGGAGTGGCCGACGAGCAGGACCTTGGAGAGGTCGGCGGGCTTCGTCGCGCGTACGGCCGCGGGGGCCTCGGCGGGGTTCGCGCCCCACTCCGCCCAGCGGGCGAGATGCTGACGCACCAGGGAGGAGCGGGCCTGCGCCCCGAGGTCGGCCGCGCGGTAGTCCTGCGCGTTGACGCCGTTCGCGGAGACGGAGACCGTCACATACCCCTGGGACGCCAGCCGCCGCTGGTCGTGCAGATGGCCGCGGTAGCTCGGGACCTCCTGGTGACCCGGCTTGCACGGCCAGCCGAAGGCGGCGCTGCTCTCGCCCGGCTTGTAGCAGGTGGCGGTGCGGCCGTGGAGGAAGAGTGCGAGCGGTCGCTTGCCCGGCGCGTCCGTCGGACCGACGACCGTGGCACGCATCTCCACCGGCTCGGCGTAGCCCGGCAGCCGCACGGCCTTCAGCTCGTACTCACCGCTGGTGGTGCGGTACTTCCCCGCGGTACCGGGGTCGACCGCGTTCGCGGGGAACGGCGCCGGGGGCTTCGCCGGGGCGGGCGAACGCCGTTGCGCGGACGGCCGGTCGGCGCCCGCGGCGTCCAGCCGCCGTGAACCGGCGACCGCCTGGAGTTCGCTCACCGGTCCGGTCCGCACCCCGTCGAGGCGGAGCCGGAAGGTGCGGTGGTCGGGGGAGGGCATCGGGACACCGAGGGTCCGCCCACCCGACCGGAACTCGACCCGGGCACCGCCCGTGCCCACCGGTTCCGGCGAGCTCCAGACCAGTTCCCCGCCCTGGAATCGCCACCCTTCCGGCAGCCGCTCGGCGGAGGCTCCCGGAGGAGCGCCGGGTATGGACTCGGCGGGCGGCTGCGCGTGCGCCTGCCCCGGCGGCGTACCCGCCGCGAGCGCCAGGACCGCCAAGGCGGCTGTCAGCGCGCGTGAGACCTGTCTCACGGTGGTGTCTCCTCGTTCTCGTCGTGCTTCGGTGCCCCAGGAATCCCAGGGGCACCCCCCGCACCGAGGAGATGCCGACGTGCCGTCATCGGTTGTCCGGCCCCGCGTGCCCTGACAGGAGTCGGACACGAGGCTGACAGGTCCCACACAGGTGGCGACCACCGCCGATGTCAGTGGTCGCCCCTAGGCTGTAGGCAACATCAGTCCATGCTGGCTGCGTGAGCTGAGAGGTCCCGTCCCGGCTGGACAGCGCCTCCGGGACGGGACCGGCATTCCCGCCACCGCGCCTCCGCGCGTCCCGGCCGGGGCCGCCCGCTCAGTGCCCCGACTCGCCCGCGTGCGGGCTGAGCACACCGGCTCCCACCAGGATGAACAGCACGATGCCCAGGGCGATCCGGTAGTAGACGAACGGCATGAAGCTCTGGGTAGTGATGAAACGCATGAACCACGCGATGACCGCATATCCGACAAAGAAGGCGATAAGGGTCGCGAACACCAGTGGCCCCCAGGACACATGACCCTCGCCCGCGTCCTTCAGCTCGTAGGCCCCCGAGGCGAGGACCGCCGGGATGGCCAGCAGGAACGAGTAACGCGCCGCCGACTCACGGGTGTAGCCCATCAGCAGTCCGCCGCTGATCGTCGCGCCGGACCGGGACACCCCGGGGATCAGTGCCAGGGCCTGGCAGAAGCCGAAGATCAGACCGTCCCTGACGCCGAGTTCCCGGAGCGTCTTGCGGGGCCGGGCCGCCCGGTGTTTGCCGCCGCTCTCGTCCCGTGCCGCCAGCCGGTCCGCGACACCGAGGATCACACCCATGACGATCAGGGTGGTCGCGATCAGCCGCAGATCGCGGAACGGCCCCTCGATCTGGTCCTTGAGGGTGACCCCCAGCACCCCGATGGGCAGCGAGCCGATGATGACCAGCCAGCCCATCTGGGCATCATGGTCGCCGCGCATCGACTTGTCCGTCAGCGACCTGAACCACGCCCGTACGATCCGGGTGATGTCCTCCCGGAAGTAGATCAGCACCGCGGTCTCCGTACCGATCTGGGTGATCGCGGTGAACGCGGCCCCCGGGTCCTCCCAGCCGGCGAACGCGGCGGTCAGCCGCAGATGCGCGCTGGAGGAGATGGGGAGGAACTCGGTCAGCCCCTGGACGAGTCCGAGGACGAAGGCTTCGAACCAAGACATGAAGTAACGGAATCCCGTGCTGATCGGTGCCTGGTCGCGGGACGCGCGAACCGGAGACGGAGACGGACGATGGTGGACCGGAGCGGGAGCCGGAGCCGGAGCCGGACGGTCCGGGGAGTGGCGGGGCGGGAGCGGTGGCCC includes:
- a CDS encoding HEAT repeat domain-containing protein codes for the protein MLIGEVARRSGVSARMLRHYDSLGLVRPTGRSGAGYREYSGEDIRRIFHVESLRSLGLSLREVGQALDDPGFAPSALVDDLVHRTRDRIARETELLTRLRRIGAAEPGGWQDVLQVVALLQALGSESPGTRQRAALSSSDEVPVPVEALVEAVLTESDPNVAGALRWALARSDGGGALLAEGLGSPVAEVRLRAVRSLTEIPDDEATALLRDALAHPDMAVRGYAALALGARGATDAVPTLIAMVAEGTNDVEAADALGALASRPGSADRIAAGLVDRLAHEGAGPSTRRRLAQALANIPGATASRALVELSHDEDRAVSLTAAYVLRKRDA
- a CDS encoding HEAT repeat domain-containing protein — encoded protein: MTVPQQDAETIRVLRGLEDSRPSVRLRVTLAVGTSPDPRFVGTLVARCAVEPDFQVREALTWALTRHPASTTVPALLEEVRSERAQARSQALHTLSKIGDRSAWPAITPALLSDADDEVARSAWRAAVALVPEGEEAGLATALTARLGRGGRDMRLSLSRALTALGEVIVPLLRAAATAPDPGVRAHAVATERLLRDPDAGFESAVEEAKRVVALGAAGQEG
- a CDS encoding alpha/beta hydrolase; amino-acid sequence: MRQVSRALTAALAVLALAAGTPPGQAHAQPPAESIPGAPPGASAERLPEGWRFQGGELVWSSPEPVGTGGARVEFRSGGRTLGVPMPSPDHRTFRLRLDGVRTGPVSELQAVAGSRRLDAAGADRPSAQRRSPAPAKPPAPFPANAVDPGTAGKYRTTSGEYELKAVRLPGYAEPVEMRATVVGPTDAPGKRPLALFLHGRTATCYKPGESSAAFGWPCKPGHQEVPSYRGHLHDQRRLASQGYVTVSVSANGVNAQDYRAADLGAQARSSLVRQHLARWAEWGANPAEAPAAVRATKPADLSKVLLVGHSRGGEGVNRAALDSVSPPPPAEDGYQGPVNWRIRGTVLIGPTNFGQNPTPDVPSMTVLPGCDGDVSDLQGQLYVDGTRGIGRGTALHSAVYMVGANHNYFNTEWAPGRSEVPAFDDVWDDTDPVCSTGAPTRLSAERQQAAGTTYIAAAARLFLAGDDRVRPLLDGSGRSAPSAGPVQVLTHAVGGNRTPAITPDAPLPVTNGRVCRQITTDTAQACLTGSGSGGSPHFASWSVFGDEPGRGAVTARWTRPGTPVRLTPERAFSLAGSESLALRVIVPPNTRGTRLDVALTDTSGRRVRLGQVTVNGVPGAGLTPGHWAREVRVPLKAAVGAGIDLKRTRSLELTPRGGSGEFWLMDAWGWRPGTPAVAPVPLPRVDIGRLTVKEGDSGSLTYRVPVRVTGKGTGVIKLAVLDPRTGGSTIRTVTVKAADSPETSITVAGNPRYALDVNHEIAAKAVHGAVVGSASGGLLVENDDPMPTVTVTPVAGSVTEGQKLTWRVELSQPADTVIDSRFDLLPVDEGTELSTTDVDTEWLSGLGLTADPERPLSTDSPSLWLGLPAGVTSTEVSVPTIADTPAEPEESLRMRMSCLKGYEWLEGPHLTGKVTDAPLR
- a CDS encoding undecaprenyl-diphosphate phosphatase, coding for MSWFEAFVLGLVQGLTEFLPISSSAHLRLTAAFAGWEDPGAAFTAITQIGTETAVLIYFREDITRIVRAWFRSLTDKSMRGDHDAQMGWLVIIGSLPIGVLGVTLKDQIEGPFRDLRLIATTLIVMGVILGVADRLAARDESGGKHRAARPRKTLRELGVRDGLIFGFCQALALIPGVSRSGATISGGLLMGYTRESAARYSFLLAIPAVLASGAYELKDAGEGHVSWGPLVFATLIAFFVGYAVIAWFMRFITTQSFMPFVYYRIALGIVLFILVGAGVLSPHAGESGH